The Candidatus Polarisedimenticolia bacterium genome window below encodes:
- a CDS encoding bifunctional 4-hydroxy-2-oxoglutarate aldolase/2-dehydro-3-deoxy-phosphogluconate aldolase encodes MNPERFVARLGEARASAILRCPSREAAASAMEAAVRGGFRIVEFTLTIPGALDLVEEFARREELIVGAGTVLTTDEARAAVKRGARFLVSPVMDPAVIAAGLAAGVAVIPGCHTPTEMLAAHRAGAPLQKLFPAPGIGPAYVRACLGPLPFLKLVPTHGIDAANARAWLDAGAFALGFTQALFDAEEIKGGRFDRVEERARALLAAVR; translated from the coding sequence ATGAATCCCGAACGGTTCGTCGCCCGCCTGGGGGAAGCCCGCGCCTCGGCCATTCTCCGGTGCCCCTCGCGAGAAGCCGCCGCCTCCGCCATGGAGGCGGCCGTGCGCGGCGGCTTCCGGATCGTCGAGTTCACCCTGACGATTCCGGGGGCCCTCGACCTGGTGGAGGAGTTCGCGCGCCGCGAGGAGCTGATCGTCGGGGCCGGCACCGTCCTGACGACGGACGAGGCTCGCGCGGCCGTGAAGCGCGGCGCCCGGTTCCTCGTTTCACCCGTCATGGATCCGGCGGTCATCGCCGCCGGGCTGGCCGCGGGGGTCGCCGTCATCCCCGGCTGCCACACACCGACCGAGATGCTCGCCGCCCATCGCGCCGGAGCGCCGCTGCAGAAGCTGTTTCCTGCACCCGGGATCGGCCCGGCGTACGTGCGCGCCTGTCTCGGCCCCCTGCCGTTCCTGAAGCTCGTTCCGACGCACGGGATCGATGCGGCCAACGCCCGCGCCTGGCTCGACGCGGGGGCCTTCGCCCTCGGCTTCACGCAGGCGCTGTTCGACGCCGAGGAGATCAAGGGCGGCCGGTTCGATCGAGTCGAAGAGCGCGCCCGGGCCCTGCTCGCCGCGGTGCGGTAG